The following coding sequences lie in one Arachis ipaensis cultivar K30076 chromosome B05, Araip1.1, whole genome shotgun sequence genomic window:
- the LOC107640682 gene encoding uncharacterized protein LOC107640682, protein MEDDMENHHEEERIIKLRTEVQTFRQLDGETLYEAWERYKELTRRCPPDMFNEWVQLHIFYEGLSREAKKALDHSSGGSLNTKKTSEAATDIIETVANNEYFYASERSTNRGVMELSHMDALLAQNKLITKANQRKECKAITLRSGKKLKETSRETQGKKVDKSINDKEEAQIPASNPPQEKEVPRPYVPRASYPQRLKNNEKDNHFSSFLEVFKRLQINIPFAEALEQMLLYAKFLKELMTKKRSWRNDETVVLTEERSAIIKHKLPQKLKDLGSFQIPCIIGEITVEKAFCDSGASINLMSLAMMKRMKIEEAKPTRMVLQLADRSFKFPHGVVEDLLEKVGNFIFPVDFVVLDIEEEAKASIILGRPFLATAGAIIDVQKGELTLRLHDEKMVFNVLKAMSYPRESLGECLRLDVVEILVQETFEEEELEEVSEEDPTSNSEAAVVQSTEVLFPSTLEEKKEEKEAPKLELKALPPTLKYAFLESDELPGDHQFCSKSRKREGINYSATKVSGYHWMDPC, encoded by the exons ATGGAGGAtgatatggagaaccatcatgaggAAGAG AGGATAATCAAGCTTAgaactgaggtgcaaaccttcaggcagcTGGATGGAGAAACTTtgtatgaagcctgggaaagatacaaagaGCTAACAAGGAGATGTCCAcctgatatgttcaatgaatgggtgcagctgcacattttttATGAAGGTCTTTCTAGAGAGGCAAAGAAGGCCCTGGACCACTCTTCAGGAGGCTCTCTCAATACCAAAAAGACCTCAGAAGCGGCCACTGACATCATTGAAACAGTGGCCAATAATGAGTACTTCTATGCCTCAGAGAGGAGCACCAACAGAGGGGTAATGGAGTTGAGTCACATGGATGCATTGCTAGCCCAAAACAAGTTGATTACCAA GGCAAACCAAAGGaaggaatgcaaggccatcacactCAGGAGTGGGAAGAAACTGAAGGAAACTTCAAGGGAAACACAAGGGAAGAAGGTGGATAAAAGCATAAATgataaagaagaagcacaaataCCTGCCTCTAACCCACCTCAAGAGAAAGAAGTCCCGAGACCATATGTTCCAAGGGCCTCTTACCCTCAACGattgaagaataatgaaaaggacAACCATTTCTCCAGCTTTTTGGAAGTTTTCAAGAGACTccaaatcaatattccctttgcTGAAGCACTAGAGCAAATGCTACTTTacgccaagtttttgaaggagttaATGACCAAGAAGAGGAGCTGGAGAAATGATGAAACTGTAGTATTAACGGAGGAACGTAGTGCTATCATTAAACACAAACTACCtcagaaattgaaggacctggGGAGCTTTcaaatcccttgtattataggagaaatcacagtggAAAAAGCCTTTTGTGATTCGGGAGCTAGCATAAATTTGATGTCCTTAGCAatgatgaagagaatgaagattgaggaagccaaaccaacaagaatggtGCTTCAATTAGCAGACCGATCATTCAAATTCCCCCATGGAGTAGTAGAAGACTTGTTGGAGAAGGTGGGAAACTTTATCTTCCCAGTAGATTTTGTGGTATTGGATATAGAGGAAGAAGCCAAGGCTTCAATCATTCTGGGAAGGCCGTTTCTAGCAACAGCTGGAGCCATCATCGATGTCCAAAAAGGAGAACTTACCCTTAGGCTACATGATGAAAAAATGGTATTCAATGTGCTCAAAGCCATGAGTTATCCACGGGAATCATTAGGAGAATGCCTGAGGTTGGATGTAGTGGAGATCTTAGTACAAGAAACCTTTGAAGAGGAAGAACTTGAGGAGGTATCAGAAGAAGATCCCACATCAAACAGTGAGGCTGCAGTAGTTCAATCAACCGAGGTACTCTTTCCAAGCACATTAGAGGaaaagaaggaagagaaagaagcacccaaacttgaactaaaAGCATTGCCTCCCACTCTCAAGTATGCATTCTTGGAAAGTGATGAGTTACCCGGTGATCATCAATTCTGCTCTAAGtcaagaaaaagagaaggaatTAATTACAGTGCTACAAAAGTATCAGGAtaccattggatggacccttgctaa